One genomic region from Nocardia vinacea encodes:
- a CDS encoding F0F1 ATP synthase subunit epsilon, whose translation MAEMSVDLVAVERLLWSGQATFVSAQTTEGQIGIMAGHEPLLGQLVEGGIVSIVPTEGERITAAVHGGFFSVTATSVRVLAESAEFADEIDVEAARRVLADADASEEAKIAAQGQVRAVEEAKA comes from the coding sequence ATGGCGGAGATGTCAGTTGATCTGGTCGCCGTCGAACGTTTGCTCTGGTCCGGCCAGGCGACGTTCGTCAGCGCGCAGACCACCGAAGGTCAGATCGGCATCATGGCGGGTCACGAGCCGCTGCTCGGCCAGCTGGTCGAGGGCGGCATCGTGAGCATCGTGCCCACCGAGGGTGAGCGGATCACCGCGGCGGTGCACGGTGGGTTCTTCTCGGTGACCGCGACCTCGGTCCGGGTGCTGGCCGAATCCGCGGAGTTCGCCGATGAGATCGACGTCGAGGCGGCCCGTCGGGTGCTGGCCGACGCCGATGCCTCCGAGGAAGCGAAGATCGCGGCCCAGGGCCAGGTGCGCGCGGTCGAAGAGGCGAAGGCGTAG
- a CDS encoding DUF2550 domain-containing protein, whose translation MVLLIILVLTLVLLALASTYRLMMLRRGGTAAILRVLPARGGQGWRHGLIRYDEDRLVFYKLSSLKLGPDSTIRRQGIEIGDRRGPRGDEYDIMTDEIAVTAVSDNDGNYELALDRGSLAAFLSWVESRPSDRTRRLPGL comes from the coding sequence ATGGTTCTCCTGATCATTCTGGTGCTCACGCTCGTTCTGTTGGCGTTGGCTTCCACCTACCGGCTGATGATGTTGCGCCGCGGCGGCACCGCCGCGATTCTGCGGGTGCTGCCCGCGCGCGGCGGCCAGGGTTGGCGGCACGGTCTGATTCGATATGACGAGGATCGCCTCGTCTTCTACAAGCTCTCCAGTCTGAAGCTGGGCCCCGATTCCACCATTCGACGCCAGGGCATCGAGATCGGTGATCGGCGCGGCCCGCGTGGCGACGAATACGACATCATGACCGACGAAATCGCGGTGACCGCGGTTTCCGATAATGACGGCAATTACGAATTGGCCCTGGACCGCGGCTCACTGGCCGCCTTCCTCTCCTGGGTCGAATCCCGGCCCTCGGATCGCACCCGTCGGCTGCCCGGACTCTAG
- a CDS encoding cob(I)yrinic acid a,c-diamide adenosyltransferase: protein MNVHLTRIYTRTGDDGTTGLSDFSRVAKTDPRLVAYADCDETNAAIGVAVALGEPAPELLKVLRQVQNDLFDAGADLSTPVVEEPKYPPLRITQPYIDRLEAWCDEFNADLPALNSFILPGGTPLAALLHTGRTVARRAERSAWAAVQAHPDDTNILPAKYLNRLSDLLFILSRVANPGGDVLWKPGGEQGGS from the coding sequence GTGAATGTGCACCTGACGCGGATCTACACGCGGACCGGCGACGACGGGACGACTGGTCTCAGCGATTTCTCGCGGGTGGCCAAAACCGATCCGCGGCTGGTCGCCTATGCCGACTGTGACGAAACGAACGCCGCCATCGGTGTAGCCGTCGCGCTCGGTGAACCTGCCCCGGAGTTGCTGAAGGTATTGCGCCAGGTGCAGAACGATCTGTTCGATGCGGGCGCGGATCTTTCGACCCCGGTGGTCGAGGAGCCGAAGTATCCGCCGCTGCGCATCACCCAGCCCTATATCGACCGTCTCGAAGCCTGGTGCGATGAATTCAATGCCGATCTGCCCGCACTGAATTCGTTCATTCTGCCCGGTGGTACGCCGCTGGCCGCCCTGCTGCACACTGGCCGTACGGTGGCGCGGCGGGCGGAGCGTTCGGCATGGGCCGCGGTGCAGGCGCATCCGGACGATACGAATATCCTTCCGGCGAAGTACCTGAACCGCCTCTCCGACCTGCTGTTCATCCTCAGTCGTGTCGCCAACCCGGGCGGTGACGTGTTGTGGAAGCCTGGTGGCGAACAAGGTGGTTCGTGA
- the murA gene encoding UDP-N-acetylglucosamine 1-carboxyvinyltransferase: protein MERFLVTGGNRLVGEVAVGGAKNSVLKLMAAALLAEGTTTITNCPDILDVPLMGDVLRGLGCDVTIDGSIVTINTPAEPKYHADFPAVTQFRASVCVLGPLMARCKRAVVALPGGDAIGSRPLDMHQAGLRLLGASSEIEHGCLVARADELQGARIRLDFPSVGATENILMAAVLAEGETVIDNAAREPDIVDLCNMLVRMGARISGAGTSVLTIQGVERLEPTTHQVIGDRIVAATWGIAAAMTMGDIRVTGVNPKHLSLVLDKLRSAGARISFEPDGFRVIQADRPRAVNFSTLPFPGFPTDLQPMAIGLAAIADGTSMITENIFEARFRFVEEMIRLGADARTDGHHAVVRGIPRLSSAPVWSSDIRAGAGLVLAGLVADGTTEVHDVFHIDRGYPNFVEQLQALGGQVERVGAAD, encoded by the coding sequence ATGGAACGGTTTTTGGTTACTGGCGGGAATCGACTCGTCGGTGAGGTCGCGGTCGGGGGTGCGAAGAACAGCGTCCTCAAGTTGATGGCGGCTGCATTGCTGGCCGAAGGCACGACCACCATTACGAACTGCCCGGACATCCTCGATGTGCCGTTGATGGGTGATGTGCTGCGCGGCCTCGGCTGCGACGTGACGATCGACGGGTCGATCGTCACGATCAACACGCCCGCGGAGCCCAAGTACCACGCGGATTTTCCGGCGGTGACGCAGTTCCGCGCCTCGGTTTGTGTGCTCGGTCCGCTGATGGCGCGGTGTAAGCGCGCCGTTGTCGCACTGCCCGGTGGTGACGCGATCGGTTCGCGGCCATTGGATATGCATCAGGCGGGCCTTCGTCTGCTCGGCGCGAGCAGCGAAATCGAGCACGGTTGTTTGGTCGCGCGCGCGGACGAACTACAGGGTGCGCGGATCAGGTTGGACTTTCCCTCGGTGGGCGCGACCGAGAACATCCTCATGGCGGCCGTGCTGGCCGAGGGGGAGACGGTCATCGATAACGCGGCCCGTGAACCCGACATCGTCGATCTGTGCAACATGCTCGTTCGGATGGGTGCGCGGATCAGCGGTGCGGGTACATCGGTGCTCACCATTCAGGGCGTCGAGCGGCTCGAACCGACGACGCACCAGGTGATCGGCGACCGGATCGTGGCCGCGACTTGGGGGATCGCCGCGGCGATGACCATGGGCGATATCCGGGTGACCGGTGTGAACCCCAAGCATCTGTCCCTCGTGCTGGACAAGCTGCGCTCGGCCGGTGCGCGTATTTCGTTCGAACCGGACGGTTTCCGGGTGATCCAGGCCGATCGGCCGCGCGCGGTGAATTTCTCGACGCTGCCTTTCCCCGGATTCCCGACCGATCTGCAGCCGATGGCTATCGGTTTGGCGGCGATTGCGGATGGCACCTCGATGATCACCGAGAACATCTTCGAGGCGCGGTTCCGTTTCGTGGAGGAGATGATCCGGCTGGGCGCCGACGCGCGGACGGATGGGCATCATGCGGTGGTGCGCGGAATTCCGCGGCTGTCGAGTGCGCCGGTGTGGTCGTCGGATATTCGGGCCGGCGCCGGATTGGTACTTGCCGGTCTGGTTGCTGATGGCACCACCGAGGTGCACGACGTCTTCCATATCGACCGCGGCTACCCGAATTTCGTCGAGCAGCTGCAGGCGTTGGGTGGTCAGGTGGAGCGAGTCGGCGCTGCGGATTGA